TCTGGCGATGGTGATTGCCGGCACGGTTGGCGCCTTCGTCACGGAGTCGGGACAACATCCCGTCACCGTCGTCTTCTGGCGATGCGTGTTCGGCGCGCTGTTCCTAGCCGCGTGGTGCCTGTTGCGCGGCTACCTGCCGGACCGGACGCTGTCCCCATCCCGGCTTGCGCTCGCCGCGCTCGGCGGCGTTTGCATGGTGCTGAGCTGGACGGCCTTCTTCGCCGGCTTCAGCATGACATCGATCGCGACGACGACAATCGTCTACCATGTACAGCCATTCTTCGTGGTGCTGATCGGCGTTGTCTTCCTCAAGGAACGCGTCTCGCCCGACCAGATCCTATGGATGCTTGGCGCGTTCCTCGGCGTGGTGCTGGCCAGCGGTCTGGTCGTCACACACGGCCATGCCGACGCCAAATGGGCGTTGGGCATCGCGCTGACGCTGGGCGCTGCCCTGCTTTATGCGGTGGCGACGATCCTTGCCAAGGGCCTCGGACAACAGCGCGCGGAGATCACCGTGCTTTGCCAGACGCTGGTCGGGGTCGTGTTGCTCGCCCCGTTCGCTGACATCGGCCATCCCATCCCGCCTGCGTCGTGGGGCTGGCTGGCCGGGATCGGAGTCCTGCATACCGGCATCGCCTATGTGCTGATGAACTCCGCCTTTCCGCGCCTGACGACGCCGGTCATCGGCATCCTCACTTTCATCTATCCGGTCGTGGCCATCATCATCGACTGGGCCATGTACGGCCACCCGCTCGGACCGGCGCAGGCTGCCGGCATGGCGCTGATTGCCCTGGCAACGCTCGGCGTGCGGCTTGGCTGGCGGTTTCCGATGCGGCGTGTCTCGGCCGCCTAAACCTCAGGGGCTGACAAAACCAATGAAATCGTCGGGAGCAGACCTGCCCATTTCCTCTTCCCAATGGCGGCGGCAGAGCGAGACATAGACGTCCTTGCCGATGGCGACCTGCTGGCCCTGCTTCGCCACCTTGCCGTCGGAGCCGAGCCTGACCACCATCGTGGCCTTGCGGCCGCAGCGGCAGATGGTGCGCACCTCGCGCAGGTCGTCGGCGATGGCGAGCAAAGCGCGCGAGCCGGAGAACAGCTTGCCCTGGAAATCGGTGCGCAGGCCGTAGCACATGACCGGGATGTTCAGCCTATCGGCGATGCGCGCGAGCTGCCAGACCTGCTCCTCCTCGAGGAACTGAGCCTCGTCGACGAATACGCAATGCACGGTCGTATGTTCGTGATGCTCGGCGACCCTGGCGAAGAGATCGTCGCCGTCGCGGAACATCTCGGCCTCGGATTCGAGGCCGATGCGCGACGAGATCAAGCCGCTGTCGCCCTTGCGATAATGTCCGGCGACGAACAGCATCGTCGACATGCCGCGTTCGCGATAGTTGTAGGACGCCTGCAAGAGCATCGTCGTCTTGCCGGCGTTCATCGTCGCGTAGTGGAAGTAAAGCTTGGCCATGCGTCCTTCTAAGCTCACATGTCGGCACCGGGGGAGGGGGGCGGAGGCTCCGTCCACCAAAAACTCCCTGCCGTCTAAAATCCGATGTCGTTCAAAAGCCTGTCATGTCGCGTAAAGGCCAGCGCGCGCCGTTCGTCGTGAGGTTGAAGCGCTTGAAACGGCTTCAAAATGGTGTTTGGCTGACGAAACAAGGCGGGCGCAAGAACCGTGACTTCGCACCGCCTGGTAATTGCAATGGGAGAAAGTTCATGTCGCGTATGAAATCTATCGCCGCGGGCATCGGCCTTGCGGCGCTTCTGACCACGACCGCCGCTTATGCCGGCGATCCGGCGAGCTGCAAGGCCGTTCGCCTTTCCGATGTCGGCTGGACCGACATCCAGGCCACGACGGGGCTGGCCTCGGTGCTGCTCACCGCGCTCGGCTACGAGCCGCAGACGATCCAGCTTTCGGTGCCGGTGACCTATGCGTCGCTGAAGAACAAGGACCTCGACGTCTTCCTCGGCAACTGGATGCCGTCGATGACCAACGACATCAAGGACTATACCGCCGACGGCTCGGTCGAGACGATCAGCACCAACCTGACCGGCGCCGGCTATGGCATCGTCGTGCCGACCTATGTCGCGGATGCCGGCGTCAAGACGCTGACCGATCTCGGCAAGTTCAAGGACAAATTCAACGGCAAGATCTACGGCATCGAGGCCGGCAACGACGGCAACCGCATCATCCTCGATATGATCAAGAACCCGAAGGACAATCTCGAGGGCTTTGAGCTGGTCGAGTCGTCGGAAGCCGGCATGCTGACGCAGGCCGAGCAGTCGATGAAGAACAATGAGTGGATCGCCTTCCTCGGCTGGACGCCGCACCCGGTGATGGGCGCCATGAAGATCACCTATCTCGACGGCATGGGCGACAGCGGCTTCGGCGCCGCCACCGTCTACACCAACGTGCGCAAGGGCTACACCACCGAATGCCCGAACGCCGCCAAGTTCATCGCCAACCTTAAGTTCAATCTCGACATGGAAGGCGAGATGATGGACGCGATCCTGAAGGGCGGCGATGCCCAGACGGTGGCGAAAGACTGGCTGAAGAAGCATCCCGACGCCATTGCGCCGTGGATTGCCGGCGTCACCACCTTTGATGGCGGCGACGCGGCTGCCGCCGTCAAGACCGCGCTCGGGAGCTGAGCCGCTTGGGACCGGCATGATTTCCGGAAAAGGGCAGCCCTTGAAGAGGCTGCCCTTTTTCATATGCCTGGAGACGTGAGAGGGTGACCGCGCGGCAAGCGCGGCGAAGCCGAGAGGGGAAAGATGGATCCGATTTCGAAATTCCTGACCGACTACAGAATCCCCATCGGGCCGTGGGGCAAGGCGTTCTTCGGCTTCCTGACCGACAATTT
This region of Mesorhizobium sp. M2A.F.Ca.ET.046.03.2.1 genomic DNA includes:
- a CDS encoding DMT family transporter codes for the protein MMRDISIARFPAASLALAMVIAGTVGAFVTESGQHPVTVVFWRCVFGALFLAAWCLLRGYLPDRTLSPSRLALAALGGVCMVLSWTAFFAGFSMTSIATTTIVYHVQPFFVVLIGVVFLKERVSPDQILWMLGAFLGVVLASGLVVTHGHADAKWALGIALTLGAALLYAVATILAKGLGQQRAEITVLCQTLVGVVLLAPFADIGHPIPPASWGWLAGIGVLHTGIAYVLMNSAFPRLTTPVIGILTFIYPVVAIIIDWAMYGHPLGPAQAAGMALIALATLGVRLGWRFPMRRVSAA
- a CDS encoding choline ABC transporter substrate-binding protein, with product MSRMKSIAAGIGLAALLTTTAAYAGDPASCKAVRLSDVGWTDIQATTGLASVLLTALGYEPQTIQLSVPVTYASLKNKDLDVFLGNWMPSMTNDIKDYTADGSVETISTNLTGAGYGIVVPTYVADAGVKTLTDLGKFKDKFNGKIYGIEAGNDGNRIILDMIKNPKDNLEGFELVESSEAGMLTQAEQSMKNNEWIAFLGWTPHPVMGAMKITYLDGMGDSGFGAATVYTNVRKGYTTECPNAAKFIANLKFNLDMEGEMMDAILKGGDAQTVAKDWLKKHPDAIAPWIAGVTTFDGGDAAAAVKTALGS
- a CDS encoding thymidine kinase yields the protein MAKLYFHYATMNAGKTTMLLQASYNYRERGMSTMLFVAGHYRKGDSGLISSRIGLESEAEMFRDGDDLFARVAEHHEHTTVHCVFVDEAQFLEEEQVWQLARIADRLNIPVMCYGLRTDFQGKLFSGSRALLAIADDLREVRTICRCGRKATMVVRLGSDGKVAKQGQQVAIGKDVYVSLCRRHWEEEMGRSAPDDFIGFVSP